The Hymenobacter sp. GOD-10R genome includes a window with the following:
- a CDS encoding class I SAM-dependent methyltransferase gives MEAQLTQIREQQKTTWNKFSAGWRKWDNFTTNWMRPVGEEMIGALQLKDTDIVLDVAAGTGEPGLTIATIVKNGKVIITDLAESMLDVARDKAIAAGVSNYETAVCDVCELPFDDETFDAVSCRFGFMFFPDMLMAAKEMVRVLKPGGRIATAVWASPDKNPWVTTIMSAINKNLAVPTPPPGAPGMFRCGSPGLLADLFKQAGVQAVAEKEVTGKMNCGSNDMYWSLMTEVAAPVVAAMSNADDAVKEKIREEVFALIDQLYPDKKAAIDFGAIVVSGKKEQSTT, from the coding sequence ATGGAAGCACAACTCACGCAAATTCGGGAGCAGCAAAAGACAACTTGGAATAAGTTTTCGGCAGGTTGGCGGAAGTGGGACAACTTCACTACGAACTGGATGCGGCCGGTAGGTGAGGAAATGATCGGTGCTTTGCAGCTTAAAGACACCGACATTGTGCTAGACGTAGCGGCCGGCACCGGCGAGCCGGGGTTAACTATCGCTACCATCGTCAAGAACGGCAAAGTAATCATCACAGACCTAGCTGAAAGTATGCTCGACGTGGCTCGCGACAAAGCCATTGCCGCTGGGGTAAGCAACTACGAAACAGCAGTATGCGACGTGTGTGAGCTGCCGTTTGACGATGAAACCTTTGACGCAGTGAGCTGCCGGTTTGGGTTCATGTTTTTTCCTGATATGCTGATGGCAGCCAAGGAAATGGTGCGCGTGCTCAAGCCGGGCGGCCGCATTGCCACCGCCGTGTGGGCTAGCCCCGACAAAAATCCGTGGGTTACGACTATCATGAGCGCTATCAACAAGAACCTAGCAGTACCCACTCCACCGCCTGGCGCGCCGGGGATGTTTCGGTGTGGGAGTCCTGGTTTACTAGCTGATTTGTTTAAGCAAGCCGGCGTGCAGGCTGTTGCTGAAAAAGAAGTTACCGGCAAGATGAACTGCGGTAGCAACGACATGTACTGGAGCTTGATGACGGAGGTAGCCGCGCCAGTAGTAGCTGCTATGAGTAACGCCGATGATGCCGTGAAAGAAAAAATACGGGAGGAAGTATTTGCCTTGATTGATCAACTATACCCCGACAAAAAGGCTGCTATCGACTTTGGCGCTATCGTAGTTTCCGGGAAGAAAGAACAGTCTACCACGTAG
- the pncA gene encoding bifunctional nicotinamidase/pyrazinamidase, translating to MKALLLIDVQNDFVPGGALAVPEGDQIIPLLNQLQPSFDLVVATQDWHPQAHKSFASNHEGQQVFNKIELHGLEQVLWPDHCVQGTPGAELHKDLDTSRVEAIFRKGTNPEIDSYSGFYDNGHQKSTGLVDYLRGKGVTQVYVAGLAGDYCVYFSAKDAVQEGFETFLIEDASRPISPEGFQQAKEDLQHLGGHVVQSSSLLST from the coding sequence ATGAAAGCCCTTTTACTCATCGACGTTCAGAACGACTTTGTACCCGGCGGCGCCTTAGCCGTGCCCGAAGGAGACCAGATTATTCCCCTTCTTAATCAACTGCAACCTAGCTTCGACCTCGTGGTAGCCACCCAAGACTGGCACCCGCAGGCGCACAAGAGCTTTGCTTCCAACCACGAAGGTCAGCAGGTGTTTAATAAAATAGAGTTGCACGGCTTGGAGCAAGTGCTGTGGCCCGACCACTGCGTGCAAGGCACCCCAGGCGCCGAGCTACACAAAGACCTAGATACCAGCCGCGTCGAAGCCATTTTTCGCAAAGGCACCAACCCCGAGATTGATAGCTACAGCGGCTTTTATGACAATGGCCATCAGAAATCCACCGGCCTCGTGGACTACCTGCGCGGCAAAGGTGTAACGCAAGTTTATGTGGCGGGCCTCGCCGGCGACTACTGCGTGTATTTCTCCGCCAAAGACGCTGTGCAAGAAGGCTTCGAGACGTTCCTGATTGAGGATGCCAGTCGCCCAATTTCACCGGAAGGCTTTCAGCAAGCTAAAGAAGACCTGCAACATCTGGGCGGCCACGTGGTGCAAAGCAGTTCTCTCCTTAGCACCTAG
- a CDS encoding 2'-5' RNA ligase family protein: MLDPNVPLILTLALDEQATAFFNDLRRQHFPANRNYLDAHLTLFHHLPGAHLDELTRQLTERSRVQPALQLHVAGVQFLGQGVAYSVQSAELEALHRELQALWLPHLTPQDQQRRRPHVTVQNKVKPEVARTLHQQLSAAFEPFEAVGTGLQLWAYRGGPWEWLRTFAFADPDEPTR, translated from the coding sequence ATGCTTGACCCAAACGTTCCGCTGATTCTTACCCTAGCTCTCGATGAGCAGGCTACAGCCTTCTTCAACGACTTGCGCCGGCAGCATTTTCCTGCCAACCGCAACTACCTAGATGCGCACCTCACGCTGTTTCATCACTTGCCCGGTGCTCACCTCGACGAGCTCACGCGGCAACTTACGGAGCGTAGTCGCGTACAGCCTGCCTTGCAACTGCACGTAGCCGGCGTGCAGTTTCTGGGACAAGGCGTGGCCTACTCGGTGCAAAGCGCCGAACTAGAAGCATTGCACCGGGAGCTACAAGCGCTGTGGCTCCCCCACCTCACGCCTCAGGACCAGCAGCGCCGTCGACCGCACGTGACGGTGCAGAACAAAGTAAAACCGGAAGTTGCCCGGACGCTGCACCAACAGCTCAGCGCTGCATTCGAGCCCTTTGAGGCCGTGGGCACTGGCCTACAGCTCTGGGCATACCGCGGCGGCCCCTGGGAATGGCTCCGCACCTTTGCGTTTGCCGACCCCGACGAACCTACTCGCTAA
- a CDS encoding mechanosensitive ion channel family protein produces the protein MLPDLLDLPVPLEQALYVTGTLASGVLGGLIIKWIVFASLRAYNRHTDAPLATHSLARHLSRPSAFFLPVLVVSFVLPLVPLEPKPFEVLRRFVETTLIATFAWVLISAIDVVEDLVRQHYQVQEGNNLRVRKLFTQLQFVKKLAVTLVIILAVGLILMSFATVRRIGTGLLTSAGIASVIIGFAAQRSLSNLLAGFQIAFTQPIRLDDVLVVEGEWGRVEEITLTYVVVRIWDERRLVLPLNYFIEKPFQNWTRTTSQLLGTVFLYTDYTLPVEEVRAELKRLVEQEPLWDRRVCVLQVTDSKERTMELRALVSASDSSRTFDLRCIVREKLVAFIQRHYPESLPKTRSVVEASDQPFTLANVASAEG, from the coding sequence ATGCTTCCTGACCTTTTAGACTTACCCGTGCCACTTGAGCAAGCGCTTTATGTGACGGGCACCCTCGCTAGCGGCGTGCTCGGCGGCTTGATTATCAAGTGGATCGTGTTTGCAAGTCTGCGCGCCTACAACCGGCACACCGATGCGCCCTTGGCCACCCACTCGCTTGCCCGACACCTCAGTCGCCCGAGTGCTTTCTTCCTGCCAGTGCTGGTGGTGTCCTTCGTGCTGCCGCTGGTTCCGCTGGAGCCGAAGCCCTTTGAAGTGTTGCGCCGTTTCGTGGAAACGACTCTTATTGCCACGTTTGCCTGGGTGCTAATCAGTGCCATCGACGTGGTAGAAGACCTCGTACGGCAGCATTACCAAGTACAGGAAGGCAACAACCTGCGGGTACGGAAGCTGTTCACGCAGTTGCAGTTCGTTAAGAAGCTAGCCGTTACGCTGGTTATCATTCTGGCCGTCGGGCTCATTCTGATGAGTTTTGCTACGGTGCGCCGCATTGGTACGGGCCTGCTGACGTCGGCGGGTATTGCCAGCGTAATCATCGGTTTTGCGGCCCAACGCTCATTAAGCAACCTGCTTGCAGGCTTTCAGATTGCCTTCACCCAACCCATCCGTTTGGATGATGTGCTGGTAGTGGAAGGAGAATGGGGCCGGGTGGAGGAAATCACGCTGACCTACGTGGTAGTGCGCATCTGGGACGAACGTCGCTTGGTTCTGCCGCTCAACTACTTCATTGAGAAGCCCTTCCAGAACTGGACCCGCACCACATCGCAGCTACTCGGTACAGTATTTTTGTACACTGATTACACGCTGCCGGTGGAAGAGGTACGGGCCGAGCTTAAGCGCCTTGTGGAGCAAGAACCGCTGTGGGACCGGCGCGTGTGCGTGCTGCAAGTCACCGACTCGAAGGAGCGTACTATGGAACTGCGGGCGCTCGTGAGTGCTTCCGATTCCAGCCGCACCTTTGATTTACGCTGCATTGTGCGCGAAAAATTGGTAGCCTTCATTCAGCGGCACTATCCCGAGAGCTTACCCAAGACCCGCTCTGTAGTAGAAGCTTCCGACCAGCCCTTCACGCTCGCCAACGTCGCCTCGGCCGAGGGCTAG
- a CDS encoding BLUF domain-containing protein — translation MPASYSNMTVHQILYTSLATSAMSDEQLKSILLKARATNHDLRVTGILLYSEGMILQVLEGQEEAVRELYEKIRHDPRHTAVATLVDQPVERRVFPDWSMGFVPVNVSEFVYIAGYVDPTKRNFLLPRAHNASGELQSLLQQFVADQEAKVRT, via the coding sequence TTGCCCGCTTCTTATTCCAACATGACGGTACATCAGATTCTGTATACAAGCTTGGCAACGAGTGCTATGAGCGATGAACAGCTGAAAAGCATTTTGCTGAAAGCACGCGCGACTAACCACGACTTGCGGGTGACCGGTATTTTGCTTTACAGTGAAGGAATGATCTTGCAAGTGCTGGAAGGGCAAGAAGAAGCCGTACGGGAGTTGTACGAAAAGATCCGGCACGATCCTCGGCACACGGCCGTTGCTACGCTGGTCGACCAACCGGTAGAGCGCCGCGTGTTTCCGGACTGGAGTATGGGGTTTGTGCCAGTCAACGTATCCGAGTTTGTGTACATCGCGGGCTACGTCGACCCTACAAAACGCAATTTTCTGCTGCCGCGGGCCCACAACGCGTCGGGGGAGCTGCAGTCATTGCTCCAGCAGTTTGTGGCCGACCAAGAAGCAAAAGTGCGTACCTAG
- a CDS encoding malate:quinone oxidoreductase, whose product MSTSDNSFISRPDVVLIGAGIMSATLGVMLKELQPELTIAVFERLDVAAAESSDAWNNAGTGHSAFCELNYTPEKADGSIDISKAISIAESFEVSKQFWSYLVQKIDFKTPQNFINSIPHMSFVWGDANVEYLRKRREALVKSPLFKGMEYSENHQQLQQWMPLVMEGRNPSESVAATRMEIGTDVNFGALTRGLFNMLKEQPGVSFHFNHEVTKLRRDPDGSWYVKAKDLGSGEKTRVHSKFVFIGAGGGSLPLLIKSDIPEGKGFGGFPVSGQWLKCTNPDVIERHQAKVYGKASVGSPPMSVPHLDTRMINGKRELLFGPYAGFSTKFLKQGSFLDLPSSIKTGNLRPMLIAGIKNIPLTRYLINQVRQSPADRLAALREYMPNANGKDWELEVAGQRVQVIKKDPVQGGVLEFGTEVVSASDGSIAALLGASPGASTAVSIMVSLIQRCFKDQASSPQWQAKFKQMIPSFGQKLNDNPQLCEQIRNNTSEVLGLNVNEPA is encoded by the coding sequence ATGAGCACCAGCGATAATTCTTTCATTTCACGTCCCGATGTAGTTCTGATTGGGGCGGGTATCATGAGTGCTACTTTGGGCGTCATGCTCAAGGAGCTACAACCCGAACTCACCATTGCCGTGTTTGAGCGGCTCGACGTAGCCGCTGCCGAAAGCTCCGACGCGTGGAACAACGCCGGCACCGGGCACTCGGCTTTCTGCGAGTTGAACTATACCCCAGAAAAGGCGGATGGTTCCATCGACATCTCGAAAGCCATCAGCATTGCCGAATCCTTTGAAGTATCGAAGCAATTCTGGTCGTACTTGGTCCAGAAGATTGACTTCAAAACACCGCAGAATTTCATCAACAGCATCCCGCACATGAGCTTCGTGTGGGGCGATGCCAATGTGGAATACCTGCGCAAGCGCCGAGAAGCCTTGGTTAAGTCGCCCTTGTTCAAGGGCATGGAATACAGTGAAAACCACCAGCAGCTACAGCAGTGGATGCCGCTGGTGATGGAAGGCCGCAACCCCTCGGAAAGCGTAGCCGCTACGCGCATGGAAATCGGCACCGACGTAAACTTCGGCGCCCTCACCCGCGGCCTTTTCAATATGCTGAAAGAGCAGCCCGGCGTGAGCTTCCACTTCAACCACGAGGTAACGAAGCTGCGCCGCGACCCCGACGGCAGCTGGTACGTGAAAGCCAAAGACCTAGGTAGCGGCGAAAAAACCCGCGTGCACAGCAAGTTCGTATTTATCGGGGCCGGTGGCGGCTCGCTGCCCCTGCTCATCAAGTCGGATATTCCGGAGGGCAAAGGCTTTGGTGGCTTCCCCGTGAGCGGGCAGTGGCTGAAGTGCACCAACCCCGACGTTATCGAGCGTCACCAGGCTAAAGTATATGGCAAAGCGAGCGTAGGCTCACCACCCATGTCGGTACCGCACTTGGATACGCGCATGATCAATGGCAAGCGTGAGCTGCTGTTTGGTCCTTACGCGGGCTTTAGCACCAAATTCCTGAAGCAAGGTTCATTCCTGGACTTACCTTCTTCTATCAAGACGGGTAACTTGCGGCCGATGCTGATTGCGGGCATCAAGAACATTCCGCTGACGCGCTACCTCATCAACCAGGTGCGTCAGTCCCCCGCCGACCGCTTGGCCGCCCTGCGTGAGTACATGCCGAACGCCAACGGCAAAGACTGGGAGTTGGAAGTAGCTGGCCAACGCGTGCAGGTAATCAAAAAAGACCCCGTGCAAGGTGGTGTACTGGAATTCGGTACTGAAGTGGTAAGTGCTTCTGACGGTTCTATTGCTGCTTTGCTAGGAGCGTCGCCGGGTGCTTCCACGGCCGTAAGCATTATGGTTAGTCTGATCCAGCGCTGCTTTAAAGACCAAGCTTCTTCACCGCAATGGCAGGCCAAGTTCAAGCAGATGATTCCATCCTTCGGGCAAAAGCTGAACGACAACCCGCAACTGTGCGAGCAGATTCGCAATAACACCAGCGAGGTGCTAGGTCTCAACGTGAACGAGCCAGCGTAA
- a CDS encoding PAS domain-containing protein — MSVFPLAITDYTSLLQALPGGVVALAPDGTVALLNPAAESLWGVPKEAVLERRPAAVLPAVLPPELLQALGEPSTSGDYWLPHTAQWITMRITPASDGYMWVYWDNITAQRQAQAEAQHHREAERSTQQLIASIEEIAHTGHYEAELASTRLHFSDGLFRLFGEAPQAFEPTLDLINSRSHPDDAAVVSQVLAEAVRTRNPYYYQRRIFRADGQMRIVEAHGNVVCDPSGTPIKLLGLVQDVTDRVQAEAETLQLKDELAQRATDAYRTLFNSIDEGFILIDLLFDGAGKAVDGRFLEANRVLEQQTGLTDIVGKTLLEVLPDMGPALVAQYEHVAQTGEPARFEVQIDSLNRSWYTLYASRVGEASSRQIAVVFDNITARKQQEQYQAYLLRLNDALRPLQDPVAIQEAAARMLGEQLQADRALYAEVNPNDETYTIASSYAHGSYPQLQGHLAIREFGEVSRRLRTGQTVVIEDLLADETLGEETQAALVAVNISAAIIFSLVKAGQWVAAFGVHHGQPRRWNAGEIAMVEETAERTWAAVERARAEAALRASEARLRTLIDNLPGGAAFIVGRDFRYQLAAGESLHQLGITPDNYVGRTLAEVLPPEKVADYLPFYQQALAGQPFVHEHGAYGRTFVSRGMPLPDASGEIPAVLVISYDITDRKQAEDALRQSEKRLRIALEAAELGAWDWDLATDEVHWNERHFVLMGLDPVLRPMKYSYLEQHLHADDRPIVMQKLQAAKDEQQVFRAEFRIITPQGEVRWMSGYGQVTDTTPDGQPLRISGVMLDITERKHTEQQLQELATSLERKVARRTESLQQSRDLLQSVYDTSLIGMSVVHAVRDAAGNIEDFVFLSVNRKLEEETDHHNLVGMRYTEAFPGIVPSGLYEQMVRVVETGKSQQTEYFYPYEGMEHWFCSMYVKLGDGLVVTTLDITERKQVEAERDQQFMLLQQAEIIARLGSWEYELATGAFRWSEGMYRLFDLPVGSPVRPSLYLDYAAAEDRPVAERLVRYVTQEPRSFEKTLRLHIGEQVKTIRVRAVVLYDSQNQPQRLLGVDLDLSEVQRLQADNLRLRLQQQQALFEAVQQAQEAERKRIAESLHNGIGQLLYATKLRLDQLHAPVLRGTSLVAARHEADGLLAEAIQQTRALSHELVPMVLEEFGLVAALQDICHQLRTPRLRFRCSVQLEVDLDAMTPSLQLALYRIAQELMQNVVKHAHGATEASLELETVPGFVMLRVEDDGPGFISAATSPGLGLRSIRDRVALLGGTLDLGSSPQSGAYVRLRLPVPSTRPVLSNA; from the coding sequence ATGTCCGTATTCCCTCTTGCCATTACTGACTATACTTCCCTGTTGCAAGCCTTGCCCGGCGGGGTAGTAGCGCTAGCCCCCGACGGCACTGTTGCCTTGCTTAATCCGGCTGCTGAAAGCTTGTGGGGTGTGCCGAAAGAGGCCGTACTTGAACGCCGGCCTGCCGCGGTATTGCCCGCCGTGCTGCCCCCTGAGTTGCTGCAGGCCCTAGGTGAACCTAGCACCAGCGGCGACTACTGGCTGCCCCATACTGCGCAATGGATTACCATGCGCATAACTCCAGCATCAGACGGCTACATGTGGGTGTACTGGGACAACATCACCGCCCAGCGGCAAGCCCAGGCAGAGGCACAGCATCACCGCGAAGCTGAGCGCAGCACCCAGCAGCTGATTGCCTCCATTGAAGAGATAGCCCATACAGGACACTACGAGGCCGAGCTAGCTTCTACGCGTCTGCATTTCTCAGACGGACTATTTCGCTTATTTGGCGAAGCGCCCCAAGCATTCGAGCCTACGCTCGACCTCATTAATTCCCGCTCTCATCCCGATGACGCGGCTGTGGTGAGTCAGGTGCTCGCCGAGGCCGTCCGTACCCGGAACCCCTATTACTACCAGCGCCGGATTTTTCGGGCCGACGGCCAGATGCGGATCGTGGAGGCGCACGGCAACGTCGTCTGCGACCCGAGCGGCACGCCCATTAAGCTACTCGGCTTGGTCCAAGACGTGACCGACCGTGTACAGGCCGAAGCAGAGACCTTGCAGCTCAAAGACGAGCTAGCGCAGCGGGCCACCGATGCGTATCGCACCCTGTTTAACTCCATCGATGAAGGATTTATCCTGATTGATTTGCTATTCGACGGGGCGGGTAAGGCCGTGGATGGCCGCTTTCTGGAAGCCAATAGGGTGCTAGAGCAGCAGACCGGCCTGACGGATATTGTCGGCAAGACGCTGTTGGAAGTGCTGCCCGATATGGGGCCCGCTCTCGTCGCACAGTATGAGCACGTGGCACAGACGGGCGAGCCCGCCCGTTTCGAAGTGCAGATCGATTCCCTCAACCGGTCATGGTACACCTTGTACGCCTCGCGGGTAGGCGAAGCGAGCAGCCGCCAGATAGCCGTGGTCTTCGATAACATCACCGCGCGCAAGCAGCAGGAGCAATACCAAGCGTATCTGCTCCGCCTCAACGATGCGCTACGGCCGTTGCAAGACCCAGTAGCCATTCAGGAAGCGGCGGCTCGCATGTTGGGCGAACAGCTACAGGCCGACCGAGCGCTATACGCGGAGGTGAATCCAAACGACGAAACGTATACGATTGCCAGCAGCTACGCGCACGGTTCCTATCCCCAGCTACAGGGGCACCTAGCTATTAGGGAGTTCGGCGAGGTTAGTAGGCGGTTGCGCACCGGCCAAACGGTCGTTATTGAAGATCTGCTCGCAGACGAGACACTGGGTGAAGAGACGCAGGCGGCCCTCGTGGCCGTGAACATAAGCGCGGCTATTATCTTTTCGCTCGTCAAAGCAGGGCAGTGGGTTGCCGCTTTCGGCGTGCACCATGGCCAGCCGCGCCGGTGGAACGCTGGTGAAATTGCCATGGTCGAAGAAACTGCCGAGCGTACCTGGGCAGCCGTTGAGCGCGCTCGTGCGGAGGCCGCCCTGCGCGCGAGTGAAGCCCGCCTGCGCACCCTAATCGACAACTTGCCCGGTGGGGCCGCTTTTATCGTCGGGCGCGACTTCCGCTATCAGCTGGCTGCTGGCGAATCGTTGCATCAGTTAGGAATTACGCCCGATAATTATGTGGGCCGTACCCTTGCCGAAGTGCTGCCGCCTGAGAAAGTAGCTGATTACCTACCGTTTTATCAGCAGGCACTGGCCGGCCAACCCTTTGTCCATGAGCACGGGGCGTACGGCCGCACGTTTGTGTCACGGGGCATGCCCCTACCGGACGCCAGCGGTGAGATTCCGGCTGTGCTTGTTATCTCTTATGATATTACGGACCGCAAACAAGCCGAAGATGCGTTGCGGCAATCAGAAAAGCGGCTGCGCATTGCCCTCGAAGCGGCTGAGCTAGGTGCTTGGGACTGGGACCTAGCTACCGATGAAGTACATTGGAACGAGCGCCACTTCGTTCTGATGGGCTTAGATCCAGTTCTACGGCCTATGAAATACAGCTACTTGGAGCAGCACTTGCACGCCGATGACCGGCCCATTGTGATGCAGAAGTTGCAAGCAGCCAAGGACGAGCAGCAGGTATTTCGGGCCGAGTTTCGGATCATTACGCCTCAGGGCGAGGTGCGCTGGATGAGCGGCTACGGCCAAGTTACTGACACCACGCCTGATGGGCAGCCCCTACGCATAAGCGGGGTAATGCTCGACATCACCGAGCGCAAACACACGGAGCAGCAGCTGCAGGAATTGGCGACCTCGCTGGAGCGCAAGGTCGCCCGGCGTACCGAATCCTTGCAGCAAAGCCGCGACTTGCTTCAATCCGTTTATGATACCAGCCTCATCGGCATGTCGGTGGTGCATGCCGTGCGCGATGCCGCGGGCAACATTGAGGACTTTGTTTTCTTGTCGGTGAATCGCAAACTGGAGGAGGAAACCGACCATCACAACTTGGTCGGTATGCGCTACACCGAAGCGTTTCCCGGCATTGTGCCCAGCGGTCTGTACGAACAGATGGTGAGGGTCGTAGAGACGGGCAAGTCGCAGCAAACGGAGTATTTCTACCCCTATGAGGGAATGGAGCACTGGTTTTGCTCCATGTACGTCAAGCTCGGCGATGGCTTGGTGGTCACGACCCTCGACATCACGGAGCGCAAGCAGGTTGAAGCCGAGCGGGACCAGCAATTCATGCTGTTGCAGCAAGCTGAAATCATTGCTCGCCTAGGTAGTTGGGAGTACGAATTGGCCACGGGCGCGTTTCGGTGGTCGGAGGGCATGTACCGCCTCTTCGACTTGCCCGTGGGCAGTCCGGTCCGCCCTTCCTTGTACCTCGATTACGCTGCGGCTGAAGACCGTCCTGTTGCTGAGCGGCTGGTGCGGTACGTGACCCAGGAGCCGCGGAGCTTTGAGAAAACCCTCCGCCTGCACATAGGCGAGCAAGTAAAGACGATCCGCGTCCGAGCTGTGGTGCTTTACGATTCCCAAAACCAGCCCCAGCGCCTCTTAGGTGTCGACCTAGACTTGAGCGAGGTGCAGCGCCTGCAAGCCGACAACCTGCGTCTGCGCTTGCAGCAACAGCAAGCCTTATTCGAAGCTGTGCAGCAAGCCCAAGAAGCCGAGCGCAAGCGCATCGCTGAGTCCTTGCACAATGGAATAGGCCAGCTGCTGTACGCCACCAAGCTGCGCCTAGATCAGCTGCACGCCCCCGTGCTGCGCGGGACCAGCCTGGTAGCGGCCCGCCACGAGGCTGACGGCTTGTTGGCGGAAGCTATCCAGCAGACTCGCGCCCTCTCCCACGAACTGGTGCCCATGGTGCTGGAAGAGTTTGGCTTAGTCGCGGCGTTGCAAGACATCTGCCACCAATTGCGCACTCCCCGGCTTCGCTTTCGGTGCTCGGTGCAGCTGGAAGTAGACCTAGATGCTATGACTCCTTCGTTGCAGCTAGCCCTCTACCGAATAGCGCAGGAGCTTATGCAAAATGTAGTGAAGCACGCGCACGGAGCCACCGAAGCCAGCCTGGAGCTGGAAACTGTACCTGGTTTCGTGATGCTGCGCGTCGAGGATGATGGCCCCGGCTTTATTTCGGCGGCTACCAGTCCTGGCCTGGGGCTACGCAGCATCCGCGACCGGGTGGCGCTGCTGGGCGGCACGTTGGACCTAGGTTCTTCGCCGCAATCCGGCGCTTACGTTCGCCTTCGTCTGCCTGTGCCATCGACACGCCCGGTCCTTTCCAACGCCTGA
- a CDS encoding response regulator: MIPLSCVMLVDDDTTTNYLNQRLLDRLGVAEQVLVAQDGQQALTLITRHCQPKTPACPALILLDLNMPGMNGFEFLAAYQQLAATQPMESVIVVLSSSLYPLDVQRTKEFAVSGYLSKPLTAEKVQQILQQHFAQQ; encoded by the coding sequence ATGATTCCTTTGTCGTGTGTAATGCTGGTGGATGATGATACAACCACCAACTACCTTAACCAACGGTTACTGGACCGGCTTGGCGTGGCCGAGCAGGTGCTCGTAGCCCAAGACGGTCAGCAGGCCTTAACGCTGATAACTCGCCATTGCCAGCCAAAAACGCCGGCGTGCCCGGCGCTCATTCTGCTGGACCTGAACATGCCGGGCATGAATGGCTTCGAGTTTTTGGCTGCTTACCAGCAATTAGCGGCCACTCAGCCAATGGAAAGTGTTATTGTGGTGCTTTCCTCATCCCTGTACCCACTAGATGTACAGCGGACCAAGGAGTTTGCAGTCAGTGGCTACCTGAGCAAGCCGCTCACAGCAGAAAAGGTGCAACAGATCTTACAGCAGCATTTTGCGCAGCAATAA
- a CDS encoding ATP-binding protein — protein sequence MSDYLALLRPFIARSQAVQFVYQLATQRIVYVSEAYEQVVGDPIAHVNEDLPRWLQRLHPDDWQLLRHRFAEAQLEEMVENIELRVMQPNGGTQWLCLSACQVCDSDGQAYLTGRLEDITKVKENGINAEKFNAKKNATLEILAHDLAAPLALLQQLTEFLSDEVQADQSSVTQQLLTLMQRTCTQSVTLIRDFVDNEFLESSSVVLNLKRTDMVVWARTLVAEYQHSEAHMHLHFEYHAPEHPVYVEVDINKFQQVLNNLLSNAIKFTPDGGHIAVSLTQEDGQVVITVTDTGLGIPAHLQPVLFDKFTKARRPGLRGEHTTGLGMSVIQTLVHLHHGRITVASEEGLGTTIRIELPILPA from the coding sequence ATGTCTGATTACCTTGCCCTCCTCCGTCCTTTTATTGCCCGTAGTCAAGCCGTTCAGTTCGTATATCAGTTGGCTACCCAACGAATCGTGTACGTGAGCGAGGCTTACGAGCAGGTGGTGGGCGACCCGATAGCGCACGTCAATGAGGACCTGCCCCGCTGGCTACAACGCCTACACCCCGATGACTGGCAGCTGTTGCGCCACCGCTTCGCGGAAGCCCAACTGGAGGAAATGGTGGAGAACATAGAGCTGCGCGTCATGCAACCCAACGGCGGTACGCAGTGGCTGTGTTTGTCTGCGTGTCAGGTGTGCGATTCGGATGGGCAGGCCTATCTGACGGGCCGGCTGGAGGATATTACCAAGGTGAAAGAAAACGGCATCAACGCCGAGAAATTCAATGCGAAGAAGAATGCCACGCTGGAGATTCTAGCGCATGATTTGGCGGCGCCGCTGGCGCTTCTACAGCAGCTCACCGAGTTCCTCTCCGACGAGGTGCAAGCGGATCAGAGCTCCGTCACGCAGCAGCTGTTGACTCTGATGCAACGCACCTGTACGCAGAGTGTCACCTTGATCCGGGACTTTGTGGACAACGAGTTCCTGGAGTCGTCCAGCGTGGTACTCAACTTGAAGCGCACCGACATGGTTGTGTGGGCGCGTACCCTGGTAGCGGAATACCAGCACTCAGAGGCCCACATGCATCTGCACTTCGAGTACCATGCCCCCGAGCATCCAGTGTACGTTGAAGTAGACATCAACAAGTTTCAGCAGGTGTTGAACAATCTGCTGAGCAACGCCATCAAGTTTACGCCCGATGGTGGCCACATTGCGGTGAGCCTGACCCAGGAGGACGGGCAAGTAGTGATAACCGTAACCGATACTGGCCTAGGTATTCCGGCGCACTTGCAACCGGTGCTGTTCGACAAGTTCACCAAGGCCCGCCGCCCCGGCCTGCGGGGTGAGCACACCACGGGGCTCGGAATGTCCGTTATTCAAACGCTCGTGCACTTGCACCACGGCCGCATCACCGTCGCCAGCGAGGAAGGCCTAGGTACTACGATTCGTATTGAGTTGCCAATTCTGCCAGCTTAG